One window of Fibrobacter sp. UWH6 genomic DNA carries:
- the cdaA gene encoding diadenylate cyclase CdaA, whose amino-acid sequence MVLFKLFDIIDVRMADILDVLLISIILYYIFLLFRGTRAAQMLFGGLLLILAWIIAQWWELHTVVWLISNLATLGIIAVVILFQPEIRSALTRIGIAASKLDLHNFFFHASGLDDITKTIAAAVQDLAKTRTGALIVLEKRVGLRNYADTGEILDARISARLLRALFFPNSALHDGAVIVNSKRIVAAGCILPMPTGNAEKEAGYGMRHRAAKALAAECDALVIVVSEETGYISIAYRNSLRRNISVQELKQEIIRHWGELFNDVRETGKTEAAAEKAE is encoded by the coding sequence ATGGTTCTGTTTAAACTGTTCGACATCATCGATGTCCGTATGGCGGACATCCTTGACGTCCTCTTGATTTCAATTATCCTCTACTACATCTTTTTGCTGTTCCGCGGAACCCGCGCAGCCCAGATGCTCTTTGGCGGATTGCTGTTGATCCTCGCCTGGATTATCGCCCAGTGGTGGGAACTGCACACCGTCGTGTGGCTCATCAGTAACCTGGCCACCCTGGGAATTATCGCCGTGGTGATCTTGTTCCAGCCCGAAATCCGAAGCGCGCTGACCCGAATCGGTATCGCAGCCAGTAAGCTGGACCTCCACAATTTCTTCTTCCACGCCAGCGGCCTGGATGACATTACCAAGACTATCGCCGCCGCAGTCCAGGACCTGGCAAAGACCCGCACCGGTGCGTTGATCGTTCTCGAGAAGCGAGTGGGCCTCAGGAACTACGCCGACACCGGTGAAATTCTCGACGCACGCATTAGCGCCCGACTCCTCCGCGCCCTGTTCTTCCCCAACTCCGCCCTTCATGACGGTGCCGTTATCGTAAACAGCAAGCGCATTGTTGCAGCAGGCTGTATCCTCCCCATGCCCACCGGCAACGCCGAAAAGGAAGCGGGCTACGGCATGCGCCACCGCGCCGCAAAAGCTCTGGCCGCCGAATGTGACGCCCTGGTCATCGTGGTCTCCGAAGAAACGGGCTACATCTCCATCGCCTACAGAAACTCCCTGCGCCGAAACATCAGCGTCCAGGAACTGAAGCAGGAAATCATCCGCCACTGGGGCGAACTCTTTAACGACGTTCGTGAAACCGGTAAGACGGAAGCCGCCGCAGAAAAAGCAGAATAA
- the ftsH gene encoding ATP-dependent zinc metalloprotease FtsH, whose translation MSQRPGKSGKPTPPYKNKNFIILIVMILLLFIMFPLAGKNEEANMTRTEFLAMMGDSTKVITELSLQKTKDGIIIEGAREMTAEEQAAAKKSQSVIARFAKNEDTGKTKHFVSHMLDVTNEQITAWEVFKGVKVKVIHEESSWMDTLVAFMPAILLIVFFYFMMSRQMGGGGKNPFAFGKSQARQLDVKKKTLFTDVAGCDEAKQDLQELVEFLKDPKKFDALGGRIPKGALLVGPPGTGKTLLARAVAGEAGVPFFSMSGSDFVEMFVGVGASRVRDLFENGKKNAPCILFIDEIDAVGRQRGAGLGGGHDEREQTLNQLLVEMDGFTANEGVILIAATNRPDVLDKALLRPGRFDRQIVVGLPDLKGREEILRVHLKKRKVPLADDVDIKAVAKGTPGLAGADLENLVNEAALMAARFNNKKVTMLDFEEARDKLSMGAERRTLLMTDEEKRHTAYHEAGHALMTLLCKHSDPLHKITIIPRGRALGVTMSLPERDQVSYSREYAEERIMIMMSGRLAELVFFNHQSTGASNDIQRATELARKMVTEWGFDDEIGPVCYSRADGEVFLGREISKPKEMSEMMAQKIDQAVNGLIKRLDAEAKKLIEENKDKLIDLAEALFEFEVLDREEIDRVMAGEKLEGTKKSRQYKAMEEMAAKKKAEDTPPPDPGAQPPVAPASDAPVEAVKPAPATGSETASDSSSQSAEVPAEAAKASAETTASATAEAKEEN comes from the coding sequence ATGAGTCAACGCCCCGGCAAAAGTGGAAAGCCCACGCCCCCATACAAGAACAAGAACTTTATCATCCTTATCGTGATGATCCTGTTGCTATTCATTATGTTCCCCCTGGCAGGGAAAAATGAAGAAGCCAACATGACCCGCACGGAATTCCTGGCCATGATGGGAGATTCCACCAAGGTCATTACGGAACTGAGCCTGCAGAAGACCAAGGATGGCATCATCATCGAAGGCGCCCGCGAAATGACTGCCGAAGAGCAGGCCGCCGCGAAAAAGAGTCAGAGCGTGATCGCCCGCTTCGCCAAGAACGAAGATACAGGCAAGACCAAGCATTTCGTCAGCCACATGCTGGACGTCACCAACGAGCAGATTACCGCCTGGGAAGTTTTCAAGGGAGTCAAGGTCAAGGTCATCCACGAAGAATCCTCCTGGATGGATACCCTGGTGGCATTCATGCCGGCAATCCTCCTGATTGTGTTCTTCTACTTTATGATGAGCCGTCAGATGGGCGGTGGCGGCAAGAACCCCTTCGCCTTCGGCAAGAGCCAGGCCCGCCAGCTGGACGTAAAGAAGAAGACCTTGTTTACCGACGTCGCAGGCTGTGACGAAGCCAAGCAGGACTTGCAGGAACTTGTAGAATTCCTTAAGGATCCCAAAAAGTTTGACGCACTTGGTGGACGTATCCCCAAGGGTGCATTGTTGGTAGGCCCTCCGGGTACCGGTAAGACTTTGCTGGCCCGCGCCGTTGCCGGCGAAGCTGGAGTCCCCTTCTTTAGCATGAGTGGTTCCGACTTCGTGGAAATGTTCGTGGGCGTGGGTGCTAGCCGAGTCCGTGATCTTTTTGAAAACGGAAAGAAGAATGCTCCCTGTATTTTGTTCATCGATGAAATTGATGCCGTCGGTCGTCAGCGTGGTGCAGGCCTTGGTGGCGGACACGACGAACGCGAACAGACCTTGAACCAGTTGCTGGTGGAAATGGATGGCTTTACCGCCAACGAAGGCGTGATCCTCATTGCAGCCACCAACCGCCCCGATGTTCTGGACAAGGCTTTGCTCCGTCCGGGTCGTTTCGACCGTCAGATCGTAGTGGGACTGCCTGACCTGAAGGGTCGTGAAGAAATTCTTCGCGTCCACCTGAAGAAGCGCAAGGTGCCTCTGGCAGACGATGTGGATATCAAGGCTGTTGCAAAGGGCACTCCGGGACTTGCCGGTGCAGACCTGGAAAACCTGGTGAACGAAGCCGCCTTGATGGCCGCCCGCTTCAACAACAAGAAGGTGACCATGCTGGACTTCGAGGAAGCCCGCGACAAGCTTTCTATGGGAGCGGAACGCAGAACCCTCCTCATGACCGACGAGGAAAAGCGCCATACCGCCTACCACGAAGCAGGCCACGCCCTTATGACCTTGCTGTGCAAGCATTCCGACCCGCTGCACAAGATTACCATTATCCCCCGCGGTCGCGCCCTTGGCGTAACCATGAGCCTGCCGGAACGAGACCAGGTTTCTTACAGCCGCGAATACGCCGAAGAACGCATCATGATCATGATGTCCGGCCGTCTGGCAGAACTGGTATTCTTCAACCATCAGAGCACCGGCGCCTCCAACGATATCCAGCGCGCCACGGAACTGGCCCGCAAGATGGTGACCGAATGGGGCTTCGACGATGAAATCGGTCCTGTTTGCTATAGCCGCGCCGATGGCGAAGTGTTCCTGGGTCGCGAAATCAGCAAGCCTAAGGAAATGTCCGAAATGATGGCCCAGAAGATCGACCAGGCTGTTAACGGACTGATCAAGCGTCTGGATGCAGAAGCCAAGAAGCTGATTGAAGAAAACAAGGACAAGCTGATCGACCTGGCCGAAGCCCTCTTCGAATTCGAAGTTCTGGACCGCGAAGAAATCGACCGCGTCATGGCTGGCGAAAAGCTGGAAGGCACCAAGAAGAGCCGCCAGTACAAGGCCATGGAAGAAATGGCTGCCAAGAAGAAGGCCGAAGACACTCCGCCTCCCGACCCCGGTGCACAGCCTCCTGTTGCTCCCGCAAGTGACGCTCCCGTTGAAGCAGTGAAGCCTGCCCCGGCTACCGGTTCCGAAACCGCCAGCGACAGCAGCTCCCAGTCCGCTGAAGTTCCAGCCGAAGCAGCCAAAGCCTCCGCTGAAACCACAGCCAGTGCAACTGCCGAAGCAAAAGAAGAAAACTAA
- the folP gene encoding dihydropteroate synthase encodes MFKSVLSKSRALPWKIGDQVLSCQPSPLIMGIVNVTPDSFFDGGQHNTLDAAFQHSMKLLQEGAVILDIGGESSRPGSAPVSVQEELDRVCPLVERLAKFAKNSDAPTFYMSVDTVKSKVAQETMNLGAHIINDISACAMDKDMPAVVAKTGASVVLNHMRGNFGTMQQDFKPYENVVQEVREELLAQAKLLLDLGVEPQKICLDPGIGFGKTVQDNIDLMKSVEDMLEDGYPVLIGTSRKSYIGKMAGLETSDRLIPTVTAGIVAALGGASIIRVHDVKEAKESMLYLEGMNGSV; translated from the coding sequence ATGTTCAAGTCCGTTCTTAGCAAGTCCCGCGCCTTACCTTGGAAAATCGGCGACCAGGTTCTCTCCTGCCAGCCCTCCCCTCTCATTATGGGAATCGTCAACGTAACGCCGGATAGTTTCTTTGACGGAGGACAGCATAACACTCTAGACGCCGCCTTCCAGCATTCCATGAAGTTGCTCCAGGAAGGGGCTGTCATTCTGGACATCGGTGGCGAAAGCAGCCGTCCGGGAAGCGCTCCCGTAAGCGTACAGGAAGAACTGGACCGAGTCTGCCCGCTGGTAGAACGTCTGGCCAAGTTCGCTAAAAACAGCGACGCCCCCACCTTCTACATGTCCGTCGATACGGTGAAGTCCAAGGTCGCCCAGGAGACCATGAATCTTGGCGCCCACATCATCAACGACATCAGCGCCTGCGCCATGGACAAGGACATGCCTGCAGTCGTTGCAAAGACTGGAGCCAGTGTGGTGCTGAACCACATGCGCGGAAACTTCGGAACCATGCAGCAGGACTTCAAGCCCTACGAGAACGTGGTACAGGAAGTCCGCGAAGAACTGCTGGCCCAGGCAAAGCTCCTTCTGGACTTGGGCGTCGAACCTCAGAAAATCTGTCTGGATCCGGGCATCGGATTCGGCAAAACGGTACAGGACAACATCGACCTGATGAAGTCCGTGGAAGACATGCTGGAAGACGGCTACCCCGTTCTGATCGGCACCTCCCGCAAATCCTACATCGGCAAGATGGCGGGGCTCGAAACCAGCGACCGACTGATCCCCACCGTTACTGCAGGCATTGTGGCAGCCCTGGGCGGTGCAAGTATCATCCGCGTCCACGATGTAAAGGAAGCCAAGGAATCCATGCTCTATCTGGAGGGCATGAATGGTTCTGTTTAA
- the tilS gene encoding tRNA lysidine(34) synthetase TilS, with protein MLLAVSGGLDSICLAHFFVTHKADLGIEWLGIAHVHHGLREGTADRDAEFVKVFAAQNQSQFFLGTLDGEALKAAEGSLENNARDARYDALRKFAHENRADAIVTAHHAGDQAETVYLRLRRGVSLAGLQGIQSVRLLATDTDLPHEAVFLYRPFLDVSRKELQEYARDNNLDWCEDESNSDVKFTRNQIRHEALPTLEKLHPGATSQLVRIASKTVSAYERILTIADKLFLPLVISRDDGLTLDTKKGKISLKNGMDEIFRLWLDRQGYRFPVGTFKGKALLNDIRNLSYRTRFIEKKRNIIRICEKKASADI; from the coding sequence TTGCTTCTTGCTGTTTCGGGCGGTCTGGACTCCATCTGCCTCGCCCACTTTTTTGTAACCCACAAAGCAGACCTCGGCATTGAATGGCTGGGAATTGCCCATGTGCATCATGGGCTGCGAGAAGGAACGGCAGATCGGGATGCTGAATTTGTTAAGGTTTTTGCCGCACAAAACCAGAGCCAATTTTTTTTAGGAACGTTGGATGGAGAAGCGTTAAAAGCCGCAGAGGGTTCGTTAGAAAATAACGCACGGGATGCCCGCTATGATGCATTGCGGAAATTCGCCCACGAGAACCGCGCCGACGCCATCGTTACCGCCCACCACGCCGGAGACCAGGCGGAAACCGTGTACCTCAGGTTACGTCGCGGAGTAAGCCTGGCAGGATTGCAGGGCATCCAGAGCGTTCGCCTGCTAGCAACCGACACGGACCTCCCCCATGAAGCGGTTTTCCTTTACCGCCCCTTTCTTGACGTTTCCCGCAAGGAACTGCAGGAATACGCCCGCGATAATAATCTGGACTGGTGTGAAGATGAAAGCAATTCCGACGTAAAGTTCACCCGCAACCAGATTCGGCACGAAGCACTCCCCACCCTAGAAAAATTGCATCCCGGGGCCACAAGTCAGCTGGTCCGGATTGCGTCAAAAACTGTTTCCGCCTACGAAAGGATCTTGACTATTGCAGACAAGCTATTCCTACCGCTTGTCATTTCAAGGGATGACGGCCTTACCCTCGACACCAAAAAAGGAAAGATTTCCCTAAAGAATGGAATGGACGAAATTTTCCGTTTATGGCTGGATCGTCAAGGCTACCGATTCCCCGTAGGAACCTTCAAGGGCAAGGCCCTGCTCAACGACATCAGGAACCTCTCTTACCGCACCCGATTCATCGAGAAAAAACGCAATATTATCAGAATTTGCGAGAAGAAGGCCTCAGCAGACATTTAA